The DNA window GCTTGCTCGCGACGGCGGCGGCTGTAGGCCCCTCCACACTCGGGGAAGCCCACCGGTGCGTCTGGCCGCTGCGGCCTCCGAGATCGGCGCCAGCGCAGGGCTTGCCAGCAGTGGGCAGCCGCGGCGGGGTTAGGCCGGTCTCCTCACGAAACAATTCCGGGGCGCTGACGAAACCATTTTCTCGCCCTTGCGAAGCCGTCCGGAAATGAACACCAGCTACCAATGGCTTTCGATCAAGCAACGGGGGTCGATCATGTGGGCATTCATCGTCAGCGCGTTTTATCGGCGGGCCTGCAGGCAATATCTGAACGCCATGCGAAGACAGCAGCACCGCTGGGCCTGAGATCCATTACCCGGACCGGGCCGTTTGCCCTCCGCCATCGGAACCGATCGTTACCTGCCGGGTTGTTTTCAAATGACCAGTACTTTGAACGCAGCAATTTATGCATTCGGCGGCTTAATGTTGTTCGCCCTCGCGATCGGATTTTTCTGCTCGCCGGTTTGATTAGGCCAGACCTGAGCCCGCGCCCTTTACTGTGCCGGCGTGGTGGGCTTCTTTGGTTGAGCGCGCGCGGCGCCCCCTCTGGCTTTACCGCCAGGGGCCTGACGATCGCGCGTGGCCGACAGCTCTTTCTTTAGCTTCAACTGTTCATCGGCCGTCATGGCAGGCTTCTCGGGCCTCGGCGGCACGTCTTCCGCGGCCGGATAACCGGTCGTTTTCGGATGCGCCAGTTCCTCAGCTCGCGTGCCGAGAGGTGCAAGCACGACGACGGATAGCAGTATCGCTGATGCGGCCAACGCTGTGAATCTTCCATCGTTCGACATCGAAGATCCTATGCACTCGGGGACCGCCATTTGCGCGGGCCAGCATTGCTCGCAATTATGACCATAAGGGCTGGATGACGCGGGGCCGAAACCCCGTGCCTTGGTCTATGTTTCCGCCTGAGCCCCCTCGCATGAGAACCGTTGCCGGTTGCACTTTCTGACCGATCGGCGCCGGCGCAGGGGTTGCCAGCCCAGCTTGACCTTGGCATCAGCTGGGCGGCCAGTAGAATTCCCCATGAACGATTCGAGACTAGGAGACGAGCTTGGCGCCCTGCGATGGGACGTGGAAAGGCACCTCAACGATGAACTGGCGAGGGTTGGCATGCGCGTCACTTCAACTGCAGGTTTCCGGCCGACTCCTTGCCGCGGTCGCTGATGATGTCATAGGTGATCTTGGCGCCATCCGGCAGGCCGTCCATGCCGGCTTTCTCGACGGCCGAGATATGGACGAACACGTCCTTGCCGCCGCCGTCCGGCGCGATGAAGCCGTAACCTTTTTGTCCGTTAAACCACTTCACTGTCCCACTCGGCATGCCGCACTCCCCTCCAAGAAAATTGACTGCCGGCAGAGTAGATCGAAGATTGCTTGCATCGCAAGGACCTCCGTACTACGTGCTGTCTCCCCTCAACCTAGCCGAGGCCTCAGCGACAATGAAGAAACTGCGTCCTCCGTCTCCCAGAAGCGCAAACTCGATCGATAAACATTTCGGCGATCAAATTCGCAACCGAAGGCAGGCGATAAGTATGACCCAGGATCACCTCGGACAGGAATTGGGCGTCA is part of the Bradyrhizobium erythrophlei genome and encodes:
- a CDS encoding cold-shock protein, whose translation is MPSGTVKWFNGQKGYGFIAPDGGGKDVFVHISAVEKAGMDGLPDGAKITYDIISDRGKESAGNLQLK